The proteins below come from a single Piscinibacter gummiphilus genomic window:
- a CDS encoding tetratricopeptide repeat protein, with amino-acid sequence MNLIDPQGHRVSNATPPSLDTYERAARELLCMVGDPLATIEQAIAINPEMPMAHAFKAWVLLLGTEAPALPAARAALDAAADLPADEREQRHLAAARALCDGRWREAALQLEDLSLRHPRDTLALQVGHQLDFFRGDSRMLRDRIARALPDWDAAVPGWPAVLGMHAFGLEECGQYVDAERQGRRCVELEPHDSWGWHAVAHVHEMRHDPRAGIAWLQTTSDTWADGSFLATHNWWHLALFHLELDDHAEVLRLYDRSIGGTGSGVVLDLIDASAMLWRLNLRGVDVGRRWQALAERWVPHAASGHYAFNDLHAMLAFTGAGMKAAQRQLLDAQQSAMASDGDNASFTRDVGHPAVLAVQAFAEGDHARATRLLRGIRSQAHRFGGSHAQRDLIDLMLVEAALRSGDVALARGLAHERLAQRPRSAWSQRLGQRAQALRPT; translated from the coding sequence ATGAACCTCATCGATCCCCAAGGCCACCGCGTGAGCAACGCCACGCCGCCAAGCCTCGACACCTACGAACGCGCCGCGCGCGAGCTGCTGTGCATGGTGGGCGACCCGCTCGCCACCATCGAACAGGCCATTGCGATCAATCCCGAGATGCCGATGGCCCACGCCTTCAAGGCCTGGGTGCTGCTGCTCGGCACCGAAGCCCCCGCGCTGCCGGCTGCACGCGCCGCACTCGATGCCGCCGCCGATCTGCCGGCCGACGAGCGCGAGCAGCGCCACCTCGCCGCTGCCCGTGCCCTGTGCGACGGCCGCTGGCGCGAGGCCGCGCTGCAGCTCGAAGACCTCAGCCTGCGCCACCCGCGCGACACGCTCGCGCTGCAGGTGGGCCACCAGCTCGACTTCTTCCGGGGCGACAGCCGCATGCTGCGCGACCGCATCGCCCGCGCCCTGCCCGACTGGGACGCCGCCGTGCCCGGCTGGCCCGCGGTGCTGGGCATGCACGCCTTCGGGCTGGAGGAATGCGGCCAGTACGTCGATGCCGAGCGCCAGGGCCGGCGCTGCGTGGAGCTGGAGCCGCACGACAGCTGGGGCTGGCACGCGGTGGCGCACGTGCACGAGATGCGGCACGACCCGCGCGCCGGCATCGCCTGGCTGCAGACCACGAGCGACACCTGGGCCGACGGGAGCTTCCTCGCCACGCACAACTGGTGGCACCTCGCGCTCTTCCACCTCGAGCTCGACGACCACGCCGAGGTGCTGCGCCTGTATGACCGCAGCATCGGTGGCACCGGCTCGGGCGTGGTGCTCGACCTCATCGACGCGAGCGCGATGCTGTGGCGGCTGAACCTGCGTGGGGTCGACGTCGGCCGGCGCTGGCAGGCCCTCGCCGAGCGTTGGGTGCCGCATGCGGCAAGCGGCCACTACGCCTTCAACGACCTGCACGCGATGCTCGCCTTCACCGGCGCGGGCATGAAGGCCGCGCAGCGGCAGCTGCTGGACGCGCAGCAGTCGGCGATGGCGAGCGACGGCGACAACGCGAGCTTCACCCGAGACGTGGGCCACCCGGCAGTGCTCGCGGTGCAGGCCTTCGCCGAAGGTGACCACGCGCGCGCGACCCGCCTGCTGCGCGGCATCCGCTCGCAGGCGCACCGCTTCGGCGGCAGCCATGCGCAGCGGGACCTGATCGACCTCATGCTCGTCGAGGCGGCCCTGCGCTCGGGTGACGTAGCGCTGGCGCGCGGCCTCGCGCATGAGCGGCTGGCGCAACGGCCGCGCAGCGCCTGGTCACAGCGCCTCGGCCAGCGCGCCCAGGCCTTGCGGCCCACCTGA
- a CDS encoding sterol desaturase family protein, which produces MPTPIDILIDPITLCVMALFIGLLLWERLAPARPMPHVRGWWPRAAAALVGYLMLSSYLPLLWADTLAPLQLFDLSTWPTFAAAAAGVLAYELLGYAYHRAMHRYTPLWHLLHQMHHSAERLDVSSAFWFSPLDMAGWTLVNSVAFTVIGVPPAAATPAILFITLLATFQHANLRTPQWLGFFVQRPESHSLHHAQGVHRFNYSDLPVIDMVFGTFRNPAHHARDNGFWHGASARVLDMLMLRDVSTRR; this is translated from the coding sequence ATGCCCACCCCGATCGACATTCTCATCGACCCCATCACCTTGTGCGTCATGGCCCTCTTCATCGGCCTCCTGCTGTGGGAGCGCCTGGCGCCCGCGCGCCCCATGCCGCACGTGCGTGGCTGGTGGCCACGCGCAGCGGCCGCGCTGGTCGGCTACCTGATGCTGTCGTCGTACCTGCCGCTGCTGTGGGCCGACACGCTGGCCCCGCTGCAGCTCTTCGACCTGTCGACCTGGCCCACCTTCGCAGCCGCAGCGGCCGGCGTGCTGGCCTACGAACTGCTGGGCTATGCCTACCACCGCGCGATGCACCGCTACACGCCGCTGTGGCACCTCTTGCACCAGATGCACCACAGCGCCGAGCGGCTCGACGTGAGCAGCGCCTTCTGGTTCAGCCCGCTCGACATGGCCGGCTGGACGCTCGTCAACAGCGTCGCCTTCACCGTGATCGGCGTGCCGCCCGCAGCCGCCACGCCGGCCATCCTCTTCATCACCCTTCTGGCGACCTTCCAGCACGCCAACCTGCGCACGCCCCAGTGGCTGGGCTTCTTCGTGCAGCGCCCCGAGAGCCACTCGCTGCACCACGCGCAAGGGGTGCACCGCTTCAACTACTCCGACCTGCCCGTCATCGACATGGTGTTCGGCACTTTCCGCAACCCGGCGCACCATGCGCGCGACAACGGCTTCTGGCACGGCGCCTCGGCGCGCGTGCTCGACATGCTGATGCTGCGCGACGTGTCGACCCGCCGCTGA
- a CDS encoding GlxA family transcriptional regulator produces MPLDRPITVALLGTPAVSAATLYGFYDSLHSTRRDWQMLHGGPDTPSPFRPLVVSADGQPFEGGNGVRITPDASFAECPHPDVAVITDLMIPPGTPVQGLYDAEVAWLRDAYDHGATLASACSGALLLARTGLLDDQEATSHWAYCDLLAREYPRTRWHAERGLIVAGPQQRLIMAGSGVAWHMLVLALIARYASPDEAMQVARINLLDLNSTSATAYASLTRGPRAADELVARCQLWVASNYRVESPVAQMMTLSGLPERTFKRRFTQATGMTPLDYVHTVRLEEAKQMLESTDLPVEEIALEVGYQDASFFGRLFRRKVALTPAQYRKRFAPLGAQLRRAASV; encoded by the coding sequence ATGCCACTGGACAGACCCATCACCGTCGCCCTGCTGGGCACGCCGGCCGTCAGCGCCGCCACGCTCTATGGGTTCTACGATTCGCTGCACAGCACCCGCCGCGACTGGCAGATGCTGCACGGCGGGCCCGACACGCCGTCGCCCTTCCGCCCGCTGGTGGTGAGCGCCGACGGCCAGCCCTTCGAAGGCGGCAACGGCGTGCGCATCACGCCCGATGCCAGCTTCGCCGAGTGCCCGCACCCCGACGTGGCGGTGATCACCGACCTGATGATCCCGCCCGGCACGCCGGTGCAGGGCCTCTACGACGCCGAGGTGGCGTGGCTGCGCGATGCCTACGACCATGGTGCGACGCTGGCCTCGGCCTGCTCGGGTGCGCTGCTCCTCGCACGCACCGGCCTGCTCGACGACCAGGAGGCCACCTCGCACTGGGCCTACTGCGACCTGCTGGCGCGCGAGTACCCGCGCACCCGCTGGCACGCCGAGCGCGGGCTCATCGTGGCCGGGCCGCAGCAGCGGCTCATCATGGCAGGCAGCGGGGTGGCGTGGCACATGCTGGTGCTCGCGCTGATCGCGCGTTATGCCTCGCCTGACGAGGCGATGCAGGTCGCCCGCATCAACCTGCTCGACCTCAACAGCACCAGCGCCACGGCGTATGCGTCGCTCACGCGTGGCCCGCGTGCAGCCGACGAACTGGTGGCGCGCTGCCAGCTCTGGGTGGCGTCGAACTACCGGGTGGAGTCGCCGGTGGCGCAGATGATGACCTTGTCGGGCCTGCCCGAGCGCACCTTCAAGCGCCGCTTCACGCAGGCCACCGGCATGACGCCGCTCGACTACGTGCACACCGTGCGGCTCGAAGAAGCCAAGCAAATGCTCGAGTCGACCGACCTGCCGGTCGAAGAGATCGCACTCGAAGTGGGCTACCAGGACGCGAGCTTCTTCGGCCGCCTCTTCCGCCGCAAGGTGGCGCTGACGCCGGCGCAGTACCGCAAGCGCTTTGCGCCGCTCGGCGCACAGTTGCGGCGCGCGGCGTCGGTCTAG
- a CDS encoding LysR family transcriptional regulator, with the protein MRELDLDRLRTLVTIADLGSFAAAARALHLAPPTVSLHVSELESRLNAPLLLRNRGQVAPTGPGAALIERARRLLADADAALDEVQRLVEGRTGRVRVGASTGVLAHLLPQAVEVLSRDHPGIDVQVAVLTSQETMARLAGGTVDIGLVALPQAASVGLKVQPWRRDPVMAFVPASWKAPSHATPAWLAQQPLILNDASTRLSRLTGEWFAEAGEQPRARIELNYNDAIKSLVAAGYGAALLPHEATAAQADKRIAMLPLKPKLWRPLGIAHRTGALEPSTAHVLDVLWRLRQA; encoded by the coding sequence ATGCGTGAACTCGACCTCGACCGCCTGCGCACTCTCGTCACCATCGCCGACCTCGGCTCGTTTGCCGCTGCCGCCCGCGCGCTGCACCTCGCGCCGCCCACGGTGAGCCTGCATGTGTCGGAGCTGGAGTCGCGCCTGAACGCGCCGCTGCTGCTGCGCAACCGCGGCCAGGTCGCCCCCACGGGGCCCGGTGCCGCACTGATCGAGCGCGCGCGCCGCCTGCTGGCCGATGCCGACGCCGCGCTCGACGAAGTGCAGCGCCTCGTGGAAGGCCGCACCGGCCGCGTGCGCGTGGGCGCGTCGACCGGCGTGCTGGCGCACCTGCTGCCGCAGGCGGTGGAGGTGCTGTCGCGCGACCACCCCGGCATCGACGTGCAGGTGGCCGTGCTCACCTCGCAGGAGACCATGGCGCGCCTGGCCGGCGGCACGGTCGACATCGGCCTCGTCGCGCTGCCGCAGGCGGCGAGCGTGGGTCTCAAGGTGCAGCCCTGGCGGCGCGACCCGGTGATGGCCTTCGTGCCTGCGTCATGGAAGGCACCGAGCCACGCCACGCCCGCCTGGCTCGCACAGCAGCCGCTCATCCTGAACGACGCGAGCACGCGGCTCTCGCGCCTCACCGGCGAGTGGTTCGCCGAAGCCGGCGAGCAGCCGCGCGCCCGCATCGAGCTCAACTACAACGACGCGATCAAGAGCCTCGTCGCGGCCGGCTACGGTGCGGCGCTGCTGCCGCACGAGGCCACTGCCGCGCAGGCCGACAAGCGCATCGCCATGCTGCCGCTCAAACCCAAGCTCTGGCGCCCGCTCGGCATCGCGCACCGCACGGGCGCGCTCGAGCCTTCCACGGCCCACGTGCTGGACGTGCTCTGGCGCTTGAGACAGGCCTAG
- the argC gene encoding N-acetyl-gamma-glutamyl-phosphate reductase: MLPIVYIDGDQGTTGLQIRARLQGRTDLRVLTLRADRRKRPGARAEALNHCDIAILCLPDDAAREAVAMIHNPAVRVIDASSAHRTQAGWVYGFPEMTEGQAERIAQSTRVTNPGCYPTGAVALLRPLVDAGLLPRDHPLTIHAVSGYSGRGRAGVDEHEGPDAAQALPFQVYGLGLQHKHAPEMALHAGLAHRPVFVPAYGAYRQGIVLTIPLHLRMLPAGVDAQRLRTALAAHYSGSRHVEVLPAEASKALARLDPQLLNGTNDLQLAVFDNAAEGQVLLSAVFDNLGKGASGAAVQNLDLMLEQMQMAGLQLNAA, translated from the coding sequence ATGCTCCCCATCGTCTACATCGACGGCGACCAGGGCACCACCGGCCTGCAGATCCGCGCGCGCCTCCAGGGGCGCACCGACCTGCGGGTGCTCACCCTGCGCGCCGACCGCCGCAAGCGCCCGGGCGCCCGCGCCGAGGCGCTCAACCACTGCGACATCGCCATCCTCTGCCTGCCCGACGACGCGGCGCGCGAGGCGGTGGCGATGATCCACAACCCGGCCGTGCGCGTGATCGACGCCAGCTCCGCGCACCGCACGCAAGCCGGCTGGGTCTATGGCTTCCCGGAGATGACCGAAGGCCAGGCCGAGCGCATCGCGCAGTCGACGCGCGTCACCAACCCCGGCTGCTACCCGACCGGCGCCGTGGCGCTGCTGCGCCCGCTGGTCGACGCGGGCCTGCTGCCACGCGACCACCCGCTGACGATCCATGCCGTGTCGGGCTACTCGGGCCGGGGCCGTGCGGGCGTGGACGAACACGAAGGGCCGGACGCCGCGCAGGCGCTGCCCTTCCAGGTTTACGGCCTCGGCCTGCAGCACAAGCACGCGCCCGAGATGGCGCTGCATGCGGGCCTGGCGCACCGGCCGGTGTTCGTGCCGGCGTATGGCGCCTATCGCCAGGGCATCGTGCTGACGATCCCACTGCACCTGCGCATGCTGCCGGCGGGTGTCGACGCACAGCGCCTGCGCACGGCGCTGGCTGCGCACTACAGCGGCTCACGCCATGTGGAGGTGTTGCCGGCTGAAGCGTCAAAGGCGCTGGCGCGGCTCGACCCGCAATTGCTCAACGGCACCAACGACCTCCAGCTTGCGGTGTTCGACAACGCGGCCGAGGGCCAGGTGCTCTTGAGCGCGGTGTTCGACAACCTCGGCAAGGGTGCTTCAGGCGCGGCGGTGCAGAACCTCGACCTGATGCTGGAGCAGATGCAGATGGCCGGGCTTCAGCTCAATGCTGCGTGA
- the map gene encoding type I methionyl aminopeptidase: MTIETQDDLTGLQRIGRIVSLVLQRMLDAAEPGMTTRELDALGERWLAEHGARSAPKLTYDFPGHTCISINEQAAHGIPGDRLIRAGDVLNIDVSAELGGYWADTGGTRVVPPTNAQKTRLCHATRMALDAAMKEARAGQRINRIGAAIERTARVYGFRIIENLGSHGVGRSLHEEPEHIAGYYDPSDKRVLKEGMVITIEPFLSTRSRRVTETDDGWTLGGVPGNLSAQYEHTMIITKGAPIVVTQH, encoded by the coding sequence ATGACCATCGAAACCCAGGACGACCTGACCGGCCTGCAACGCATCGGCCGCATCGTCTCGCTCGTGCTGCAACGCATGCTCGACGCCGCCGAGCCCGGCATGACCACCCGCGAGCTCGATGCGCTGGGCGAGCGTTGGCTCGCCGAGCACGGCGCGCGCTCGGCGCCCAAGCTGACGTATGACTTCCCCGGCCACACCTGCATCAGCATCAACGAGCAAGCGGCCCATGGCATCCCCGGCGACCGCCTGATCCGCGCCGGCGACGTGCTCAACATCGACGTGTCGGCCGAACTCGGCGGCTACTGGGCCGACACCGGCGGCACGCGCGTCGTGCCGCCCACCAACGCGCAGAAGACCCGCCTGTGCCACGCCACCCGCATGGCGCTCGACGCCGCGATGAAGGAAGCGCGCGCCGGCCAGCGGATCAACCGCATCGGCGCGGCCATCGAGCGCACAGCGCGCGTTTACGGCTTCCGCATCATCGAAAACCTGGGCAGCCACGGCGTGGGCCGCTCGCTGCACGAGGAGCCGGAGCACATCGCCGGCTACTACGATCCGAGCGACAAGCGCGTGCTGAAGGAGGGCATGGTCATCACCATCGAGCCCTTCCTCTCCACTCGCAGCCGACGCGTCACCGAGACGGACGACGGCTGGACGCTCGGGGGTGTGCCCGGCAACCTCTCAGCGCAGTACGAGCACACGATGATCATCACCAAGGGTGCCCCGATCGTCGTCACGCAGCATTGA
- a CDS encoding DUF4198 domain-containing protein has translation MATLLLRLSLIATSLLFAGAAWAHDTWFEPLPAARPGEVRLALGTGNRFPRHEFTVGEASLREQGCRRAAAKAVPLRVTGETVQALTLAARPGGVGPVTCWAQQQPFEIEIAPATVEVYLKEVNASPDVRAAWAELQARGLPWRERYAKHARIELAGRHSSSDTATPTAMAMDVLMESGLQPLAAGDTVRFQVLRDGQPLPGLAVELQNDQSPLGFWKKTDAEGRVSFLVPIEGQWLLRGTDLRLSPSVPNTWDSRFVTLTFRVGPGVRASPQR, from the coding sequence ATGGCCACGCTCCTTCTTCGTCTTTCGTTGATCGCCACCAGCCTGCTGTTCGCCGGTGCCGCGTGGGCCCACGACACCTGGTTCGAGCCGCTCCCCGCGGCACGGCCCGGCGAGGTGCGGCTCGCACTCGGCACCGGCAACCGCTTTCCGCGCCACGAGTTCACCGTGGGTGAAGCCTCCTTGCGCGAACAGGGGTGCCGCCGCGCTGCGGCAAAGGCCGTGCCGCTGCGGGTCACCGGCGAGACGGTGCAGGCGCTGACGCTGGCGGCGCGACCGGGTGGCGTGGGCCCGGTGACCTGCTGGGCGCAGCAGCAGCCCTTCGAGATCGAGATCGCGCCCGCCACCGTCGAGGTGTATTTGAAGGAGGTCAATGCCTCACCCGACGTGCGCGCGGCCTGGGCCGAGCTGCAAGCGCGCGGGCTGCCGTGGCGCGAGCGGTATGCCAAGCATGCACGCATCGAACTGGCCGGCCGGCACAGCAGCTCCGACACGGCCACGCCCACCGCGATGGCGATGGACGTGCTGATGGAGAGCGGCCTGCAGCCGCTCGCTGCTGGCGACACCGTGCGCTTCCAGGTGCTGCGTGACGGCCAGCCGCTGCCCGGCTTGGCGGTGGAGCTGCAGAACGACCAGAGCCCGCTCGGCTTCTGGAAGAAGACCGATGCCGAGGGACGCGTGAGCTTCCTGGTGCCGATCGAGGGCCAGTGGCTGCTGCGCGGCACCGACCTACGACTCTCGCCGAGCGTGCCCAACACCTGGGACAGCCGCTTCGTCACCCTCACCTTCCGCGTCGGGCCAGGCGTGAGGGCATCGCCGCAGCGATAG